Part of the Cellulomonas sp. WB94 genome, ATCCTGGTGAACGACCACGACCCGAAGCCGCTCTCCTACCAGCTGGCCGCGGAGAACCCCGGCGAGTTCACGTGGGAGTACCTCGAGGAGGGCCCCGAGGTCTGGCGCGTGCGGATCGGTCGCACCGGTCCGGCCTAGGACGACTGGGGCTCGAGGGTGGTCGAGGTCGCGGACGACGCCAGGAGGCAGGCGACCACCGTCGCGGGCGCCGGTCGCGCGAAGAGGTAGCCCTGGGCCGTGTCGCAGCCCGCCAGCGTGAGAGCGCTGAGCTGGGCCTCGGTCTCGACGCCCTCGGCAACCACCGTCAGGCCGAAGGCATGCGCGGCGTGGATCACCAGCCGGACGAGCTCGATCGTGCCCGACGCTGACGACTCGACGAGGCTCCGGTCGATCTTGAGGATGTCCGCCCGCAGGTGCTGCAGCTGGCTGATCGAGGTGTAGCCCGTCCCGAAGTCGTCGATGCTGACGGCAACTCCGAGCGCACGCAGCGCACGCATGTGAGCGTCCGCGGTCGGCTGGTCGACCAGCACAGTCTCGGTGATCTCGAGAACGAGGCGATCAGCGGCCAGCTCGGCCGCTGCGAGAGCTGCCACGACGTCCGTGACGATGCCGGCGCTCGCGAGGTGACGACCGGAGATGTTGACCGCGACGGTCATCCGCCCGCACACGTCGGGCCATCGCGCGGTCCACTCGGCCAGCTGACGTGTTGCCTCGCGCAGCACCCAACGGCCCAGGTCGCAGATCAGGTCCGACAGCTCGACGGTCGGGATGAAGTCGTCGGGCGGGACCATCCCGTGCCCGGGCCGCTGCCATCGCACGAGCGCCTCGTACCCCTCCACCCGACCCGTGGTGACCCCGACGATCGGCTGGTAGTGGAGCTCGAGGTCGTCGTCGACCAGACTCGCTCGCAATGCCTGCTCCAGCAGGGCCCGCTCGTGGAGCTCACGGCGCAGTCCGTCGTCGAAGACCTCGGCGCGACCACGGCCGGCTGCCTTCGCGCGGTGCAGCGCCGCATCGGCGCCGCGCAGGAGCTGGTCGGCGTCGGTGCTGCCGTCTCGGACGAGCGCGACACCGATGCTCGCGCTCACCACCACATCGACAGCGCCCGCGCGTACCGGCTCGGCGATCGCCGTCACCAGCCGCTGGGCGAGGGCCACGAGCGCGGCCTCGGAGTCGAGCGCCTCGACGACGACCACGAACTCGTTGCCGCCGAGCCGGCCGACCGTGTCACCGGCGCTGACGCTGCGGCGCATCCGGCGCGCCAGCTCCCGCAGGACCCCGTCACCGACGGCGTGACCGTGCGCGTCGTTGACTGTCCTGAAGTGGTCGAGGTTGACGATCAGCAGGCCGACGCTGCTCGCGGAACGGCGGCCGCGATGCAGGGCCGCCTCCACGATGTCGAGCGCGCGGGCCCGGTTCGCCAGCTCGGTGAGTGAGTCGTACGCGGCCCGGTGCGTGAGGTCGTCACGGAGCCTGTCGCTCTGCGCGGTCGACGCCTGGACCGCTTGCCCGGCCAGCGACATGCGCGCCACGACGAGGAAGAACGCGGCGATCGAGCACAGGGCGACCGGCCACGCGTCGAGGGGGACGCCGAGCACGAGCTGGACGATCAACGTGCCCGGCGCGATCAGGACGGCGAGGGTGAGCCCCGCGAGGCGCCGCGACGTGAGGGTGTGCGGCTCTGTGCCGCGCTCCGAGAGCTCCGTCATCGACGGATGCAGCGCAGCGGCGCCCCAGAGCACGTAGGCGGCGAGCCAGAGGAGGTCGACGACGCCGCCGCCGTAGGTCGACGCTGCGCTCAGCACGGCGAACAGCGTGTCGGCGAGATAGAGGAGCACGCCCGCGCCGACGAGCAGACGGAACGCCACGGTCCGGGCGCCGGCGCCGATCACCAGTCGGACGACCATCGCGAGCAGGAGGATGTCGCCGGCCGGGTAGGCCAGACCGACGGCGCGTGAGAACGCCGTCCCGTCGCCGGACCGCACGATGGGACCGGCGAGCACCACCCACGCCACCAGGCCGAGGTTGACCGTGACGATGCCGGCATCGATCCAGCCGACGACGTCCCGACCGCGCCTGCGGGCCCTGATCAGGAGCGCGACGCACACGGCGAGCATCGGGTATGCCGCGAGGTACAGGAAGTCGGCCGACGACGGGTAGGGCGAGACTCCTGCGACGTCGTCGTACCAGGAGTAGAGCGTGTCGCCCGCGACCCAGCACAGCTGGCCGGCCGCCAGCCAGTACCACGCGGCACGGCGGGCGGGACGGTTGCGCCGGACACCGACGACGATCGCGACCACACCGGACAGCCCGACGACCAGGTACATGCCGTCGCGGGCCAACCCTCGGGGAACGGCGAGGTAGGCCGCGACGACCAGTGCTCCGCCTAGCACGTACGCCCGCCACCATCGGTCCACGCCCCACTATCGGTTCCGTTCCAGCCGATCTGAGCGCTGCACGCCTCGGACTGTCACCTCACCCGGTCGCGAGCCGAGGAAGCTCCAACCGGAAGGTCGCACCGGTCCCACGACCGGCACTCGTCGCCGTGAGCGTGCCGCCGTGGCCGGCGACGATCGCGCGGGCGATCGTCAGGCCGATGCCGCTGCCGGCGGTGCTCCGTGTCCTCGAGGAGTCGGCGCGGTAGAACCGTTCGAAGATGCGCTCGCTGTCCGACGGGTCGAACCCCTCACCGGTGTCGACGACCTCGAGAACGGCGACGTGCGGTCCCGAGCGGACGACGACGCGGACCGCGCCGCCGCCGGGCGTGTGCCGCAGGGCGTTGTCGAGGAGGTTCGCGAGCACCTCGGTCAGCCGTTGGGGGTCGGCGCGCACCACCGGCGCGGGTCCCACGACCTCGACGTCGAGGCGGACGTCCGCGGCGGCAAAGCGGGCGCCCGCCGCCGCGACGGCGTCTGTCGACAGAGCCGCAAGGTCGACCGGCCGCGGGTGCAGGTCGAGCTGTCGCTCCTCGGCTCTCGAGACGGCGGCCATGTCGGCGACGAGGTGCTTGAGCCGTCCGGTCTGGTCGACGAGCGTCGCCAGCGTCGCGCCGTCGGCCGGCAGGACGCCGTCGACGACGGCCTCGACGGTGGCCTCGATGGAGGCCAACGGAGTCCGCAGCTCGTGCGCGAGGTCCCCGATGAGGCGGGACCGCATCGTCTCCGAGTCCGCCAGCCGGCTTGCCATGGCGTTGAACGCGTCCGCGAGCAGCGCCAGCTCGGGGCCGACCGCCGGGACCTCGACGCGCACGGCGAGATCGCCCCGCGCGAGCCGGTCGGTTGCTTCCGCGACCGCAGCCACGGAGCGCCCGAGCCGCTGCGCCACGACCCAGGTCACAGCGAACGCGACGAGCAGCGCGACAGGCAAGGCGATCCCCATCGAGGTGATCATGGCGTCCGCGAACGCCTCGTCGACGTGACGCTGGACCTCGGGCTCGACGGACGCGCCCAGCGCCGTACGCAGGTGACCCTGGAAGATCTGTGGCGCGACCACCAGCGCCACCCCGAGGAGCGTGACGCCGCAGGCGAGCACCACGAGGCCGAGCGAGACGAAGAGCCGCCACGTGAACCCCAACGGCGCGCCCCGGACCGGGCGCCCGCGGCTCATCCAGGGCCCATCCGGTAGCCGACGCCTCGCACCGTGCGCACGTACTGGCCCTCGGTGTGGTCGTCGCCGAGCTTGCGGCGCACGTGACCCAGATGGAGGTCGACGAGCCGCTCGTCACCGAACCAGCCGGGGCCCCACACCCGCTCGACGAGCTGGGTGCGGGTGAAGGCCGCCCGCGGGCGGGACGAGAGCGCCTCCAGCAGGTCGAACTCTGTGCGGGTCAGCGAGACCAGGCGATCGCGGAGCCGCACCTCACGGGCCTCGGGATCGATCGTCAGGTCGCCGAAGCGGCGCGTCACCGACGTGTCGGACCCGTCGGCGCCCACAGCGAGTCCCGATCCGTGGCGCGGCCGCCGCAGGAGCGAGCGGATCCGGGCCACGAGCACACGAGACGAGAACGGTTTCGTCATGTAGTCGTCGGCCCCGACCGAGAGGCCGACGAGCGTGTCGATCTCCTCGGCGCGAGCAGTGAGCATGATGACGTAGGCGTCGCTGAACGTGCGCAGCTGGCGGCAGACCTCGATCCCGTCGACGCCCGGCATCATGACGTCCAGGACGACGACGTCGGGCCGGACCTCACGCGCCCGGTCGAGGGCCTCACGGCCGTCAGCTGCGGTCGTGACGTCGAAGCCCTCGCGGGCGAGGTACGCCGCGACGACGCGCATGAGCGCCGGCTCGTCATCGACGACCAGCGCGCGGACCCGGCTCGAGCCGCCGGGTCCGCCGAGGTCCGTGGAGGCGACGGACGGATCAACCATCGCCATGCCCGGCTCCCTCTCTCGCCCGTGCGCACGGACTCGCGCGTGGACCCATCATGACCCAGGTCAGGTGACCGTGATCTCCGCGAACATGCCGGCCGCATAGTGCCCGGGCAGGTTGCAGACGAGCTCGTACCTGCCCGCGGGGAGGTCAAGCGTCACCCAGCCGGTGGCCCCGGGCGCAATGCCGCTGTCCCCGCTCCCGCCACCTGCGTCAGCCACCTCGCCGAGGCTGCCGGACTCGTCGATCCGGCGGTCCGTTCCGGCGACCCGCGAGCCGGCACGCTGGTCGCCGTCGAGCGGCAGGACGACCAGCTCGTGGTTGCGCATCCCCGCGTTCGTCACGACGAACGACACCGTGCCGTGAGGAACTGTCGTCCGGTCGAGGTGCAGGTACATGCTGGCTGCCGATCTGTCGTTCCCACGCATCATCGGCCCGCCCATGTCCCCCACCACGGCGTGGACGACCGTGCCCGGAAGGTCCGGCACCGAGCTGTCGGTACCGGACCTCGGACCGAGCATCCCCGCGCGACCGCCGTTGCCGCCCCAGGTCACTGCGCGGGAGCTGTCGTGGTTCGCACTGCTCCACGCGACGACCGCCCCGGCCGACCCGAGCAGCAGCGCCACCGCCGCGACGAGGCCGGCGATCAGCCGGCCCCGTGGCGTCACGACAGCCATCATCGGCCTCCTCGCGCCGCGATCAGTGCCGCGCGATGGCTCTGATAGGTCTCCAGGTCGATCTCCCCGGCAGCGAACCGCCGGTCCAGGATGTCGACAGCTGAGTCCGGTCCCCCGAACCGCGGCGGAGCACTCGGTGTCGGCCCAGCGTGGCCGCTCGAGGGGAGCAGTCGCAGGACGAGCCAGATGATCAGTGCGATCAAGGCGATCCAGAACAGCCCCATGAAGATCCAGCCGACTCCAGTCATTCCGCCGCCATACCAACGCATCATGATCGTCTCCCACGCTCGACGTGTGTGGCGCCACGTCCGGGCACCTGGGAGCAGCCTCTCGCGTCCACCCGGCGATCTCGCCGAGGCGATGCAGAGATCTGATGAAGTTCTCGCCCCGAGAGCGGCCGGCCGTCAAGGATCCGGCTGACGGCGTCAAGAACGCGTCAAGGTCGACGAGGCGGCCCCCGCACAGCGGATGCACTGGATCCATGTCCCTCGCCGTCAGCCTGCCCAAGCGCCTCCTGGTCGGGCGGCCGCTCAGCTCCGCCAAGATGGGCGACACGCTCCTTCCCAAACGGCTCGCGCTGCCCGTCTTCTGCTCCGACCCGTTGTCCTCGAACGCGTATGCGACCGAGGAGATCCTGCTGGTGCTCTCGGTCGGCGGCCTGTCGTTGCTGCACCTCGCGCCGTGGGTGGCCGGCGCGGTCATCCTCCTGCTCACGGTGGTCGTCATCTCCTACCGCCAGACGTGCCACGCCTACCCCAACGGCGGCGGCGCCTACGCGGTCAGCCGCGCGAACCTCGGTCAGAACGCGGCGCTCGTCGCAGCGGGCGCCCTGCTCATCGACTACGTGCTGACGGTCGCCGTGTCGGTCGCCGCTGGGGTGTCGAACATCGTGTCGGCCTTCCCGGCGCTCGCCCCCCACGCTGTCTCCCTGTCGGCGGTCATCGTCGCCGTGCTGGCGATCGCGAACCTCCGGGGTCTACGGGAGTCAGGCACGGTGTTCGCGGTCCCCACCTACGCGTTCGTCGCGGCGATCTTCACGATGATCGCGATCGGGGTGTACCGCACCGCGACCGGCGCCGCTCCGGTCGCCGAGTCGGCACACCTCTCGATCGCCGCCGCGACCCCGGTCACCGGCGGGCTGCTCGTCGTGGCCGTCGTCCTGCGGTCGTTCGCGTCGGGGTGCACCGCGCTCACCGGCGTCGAGGCCGTCAGCAACGGCGTCCCCAACTTCCGGCCGCCCAAGAGCAAGAACGCGGCCGGGACGCTGGCGATCATGGCCGTGCTGACGATCGCCATGTTCATCGGGCTGACCACTCTCGCGATGGTCGCGCACGTCCACATCACTGACGACGTCACGCGACTGGTCGGTGCCCCGACCGGCTACGTCCAGCGCACCGTCATCGCGCAGCTCTCAGGGGCGGTGTTCGGGTCGGGGAGCATCGGCTTCTACTTCGTGCAGACGGTCACCGCGCTCATCCTCATCCTGGCGGCGAACACCGCGTTCAACGGGTTCCCGATCCTCGCCTCGATCCTGGGGCACGACGGCTTCCTCCCGCGTCAGCTGTCCCGACGCGGTGACCGACTCGTCTTCAGCAACGGGATCCTCATCCTCGCGGCCTTCGCAGTCGTCCTCCTGGTCGCGTTCGACGCCAGCCCGACGCGGCTCATCCAGCTGTACATCCTCGGGGTGTTCGTCTCGTTCACGCTGAGCCAGGCGGGGATGGTGCGGCACTGGTCGGCCAAGCTGCGCCTCGCTCGCGCCGCCGAGCACGGCACCATCCGTCGCGCCCGCGCGATCAATGGGTTCGGCGCGGCGCTGACCGCCGCTGTGCTCGTCATCGTGCTCGCCACCAAGTTCGCCCACGGCGCCTGGCTCGTGGTCGTCGCGATGCCCCTGCTGTACGCGGTCATGCACGCCATCAAGCGCCACTACGACCTGGTCGAGCGCGCGCTCGCACCGCAGCCCAGCGGCGTGCCGTTGCCGAGCCGCGTCCACGCCGTCGTCCTGATCTCACGGCTGAACACCCCGGCGCTGCGCGCGCTGGCCTTCGCCCGCGCGACCCGGCCGTCGACCCTGGTCGCCCTGCACGTCGCCACCGACCCAGCGGGCACCAGCAAGCTCATGTCCGAGTGGGACGCCCGCAACGTCCCCGTCGCCCTGACCGTCCTGGACTCCCCGTACCGGGACATCACCCGGCCCGCGCTGGACTACATCGCCGACATCCGGCGCCTGAGCCCGCGCGACGTCGTGGCCGTGTTCGTCCCGGAGTACGTCGTCGAGCACTGGTGGGAGCAGTTCCTCCACAACCAGAGCGCGCTGCGGATCAAGGCACGCCTCCTGTTCCAGGGGGGTGTGATGGTCATCAGCGTGCCGTGGCGGTTCGGGCACGAGCCCGACGCCGCCCCTCTCGTCGTCCAGGACGTGTCACGCTGACGCCATGGGGACAGACGAGGCGGGCGCCGAGCAGGTGAGACCCGGCGAGCTGCCGCGGCCGACCCCCGGTGTTCCGTTGGGCCGACGCCGGATCGGCCTCGGGGTGGCCCTCGTCGGGCTGCCGCTGCTCACGCTCGCCCTGGTGCAGGCCGACGGCGCGCTGGGCCTGGGCAGCGTGCTCCTGCTGTACCTGCTGATCGACGTCGTCGCCGCCGCCATCGGAGGCCTCCCGGCGGGGATCCTCGCGGCCGTGGTCTCCGTCCTGGCTGCCAACTGGTTCTTCGTCCCGCCGTTCCACACCCTGGCCGTCGAGACCCGGGACAGCGTCATCGAGCTCGTCGTCTTCGCCGTGGTCGCGCTGATCGTCAGCCTGACGGTCGACCTGGCCGCACGCGACCGCGCGTACGCGACACGCAGCGGGCTCGAAGCAGCCCTGCTCGCGCGGTTCGCTGCCATGCCCGCGGCCGAGCTGAGCCTGCCGGACGCGCTCGAACGGGTCCGGACCACGTTCGCGATGACGTCCGCCGCGCTCGTGCGCGAGCCCACGTCGGCGACGGCGACCCGGACCGTCGTCGCCAGCGTCGGCCCACGCTCCGATGCGCCCCCGAGCATCCGGATCACGGCCGGCCCCGGGCTCGCTCTCGAGGCGCACGGACCAGCGCTCTTCGCCGAGGACCGCCGACTGCTCGAACGGCTCGCGGCTGCCGCAGCGCGCGCCTGGGAGGGCCAGCACCTGGCCGCGCAGGCTGACGCGCTCGCCGAGACGGACCGGGGCCGCTCAGCCCTCCTCGCCGCGGTCGGCCATGATCTGCGCACGCCGCTGACCGGGCTCAAGGCGGCCGTGAGCAGCCTTCGTCAGGACGACGTCGCCTGGTCGCCGGACGAGGAGCAGCAGCTGCTTGCGACCATCGAGGAGTCGTCGGACCGGCTGACCGACCTCATCGCCAACCTTCTCGACATGAGCCGGCTCGAGGTCGGGGGCATCACGGCCCACGCCACCACGGTGGCCGTCGACGAGGTCGTCTCTCGGGCCGTGCTGGGAGTGCCGTCCGAGATCCTGAGCATGGACGTCCCTGACGACCTCCCGCTCGTGCGCGCCGACCCGGGGCTCCTCGAACGTGTCGTCGCCAACCTCGTCGACAACGCCCGGCGCCACAACCCACCGGGTCGCCGGTTCGAGGTCACGGCGGTGGCCTCGACAGCTCATGTGCACGTCCGAGTCGTCGACCACGGCGAGGGGGTGGCGCGCGAGCAGTGGCCCACGATGTTCGAGCCGTTCCAGCGCCTGGATGACAGGTCGGCCAGCACCGGCGTCGGGCTCGGGCTGGCGATCGTCCGGGGATTCTGCGAGGCGATGGGCGTTGCCGTCGTCCCGAGCGTCACCCCCGGCGGCGGCCTGACGATGACCCTCGAGCTCCCGGTCGCCGAGCCGTGACCAGGATCCTCGTCGTCGACGACGACCAGGTGCTGCTCCGCGCCCTGGCGATCAACCTGCGGGCCAGGCACTTCGAGGTCGAGACGGCGTCGGACGGCGCCGCTGCTCTCCGGGCCGCGAGCACCTTCCTGCCCGACGCGGTCGTGCTGGACCTTGGCCTGCCCGACATCGACGGTGTCGAGGTGGTCGCCGGTCTGCGCGGCTGGAGCGACGTCCCCATCATCGTGCTGTCCGCGCGGGACTCCCAGTGGGCCAAGGTCGACGCCCTCGATGCGGGTGCCGACGACTACGTGACCAAGCCGTTCGGCATGGACGAGCTGCTCGCGCGGATCCGCGCCGCACTCCGGCGGGGCACCCCCGAACCTCCGGCCCCGGTCGTACACACCGCGACCTTCACGGTCGACCTCGCGGCCAAGCGGGTGCTGCGCGCAGGAGCGGTCGTTCGGCTCACGCCGACCGAGTGGCACGTCCTGGAGATCCTCGTCCGCAACCCCGGCAAGCTCGTGAGCCAGCAGCACCTGCTGCGTGAGGTGTGGGGTCCGCACTACGAGCACGAGACGAACTACCTGCGCGTGTACCTGGCCCAGCTCCGACGCAAGCTGGAGGTGGAGCCGGCGCACCCGCGGCACCTGATCACGGAGCCGGGCATGGGCTACCGGTTCGAGCCGTAGCCACCTCACATTGACGCATGTCGATTTGTGCGAGAGCCTCGTGCTATCGACGCATGTCGATGAGTGCGGGCTGAGCCGCTCGCTCCGCCCACTGCCAGGAGGTCCGCATGGCCACGATCGAAGTCTTCGAGCCGGCGCTGTGCTGCGCGACGGGAGTGTGCGGCCCGGACGTCGACCAGCGGCTCGTGACCTTCTCCGCGGACACCGACCGGCTCCGGAGCGAAGGCGGGGACATCCGCCGCGTCAACCTCGCCAGCGAGCCCGCTGCCTTCGCCGCGAGCGATGCCGCCCGGCAGTTCCTGCAGCTCGCCGGGTCGGGCGGGCTCCCCCTGGTGCTCGTCGACGGCGTCACCGTCCTGACCG contains:
- a CDS encoding EAL domain-containing protein, with amino-acid sequence MDRWWRAYVLGGALVVAAYLAVPRGLARDGMYLVVGLSGVVAIVVGVRRNRPARRAAWYWLAAGQLCWVAGDTLYSWYDDVAGVSPYPSSADFLYLAAYPMLAVCVALLIRARRRGRDVVGWIDAGIVTVNLGLVAWVVLAGPIVRSGDGTAFSRAVGLAYPAGDILLLAMVVRLVIGAGARTVAFRLLVGAGVLLYLADTLFAVLSAASTYGGGVVDLLWLAAYVLWGAAALHPSMTELSERGTEPHTLTSRRLAGLTLAVLIAPGTLIVQLVLGVPLDAWPVALCSIAAFFLVVARMSLAGQAVQASTAQSDRLRDDLTHRAAYDSLTELANRARALDIVEAALHRGRRSASSVGLLIVNLDHFRTVNDAHGHAVGDGVLRELARRMRRSVSAGDTVGRLGGNEFVVVVEALDSEAALVALAQRLVTAIAEPVRAGAVDVVVSASIGVALVRDGSTDADQLLRGADAALHRAKAAGRGRAEVFDDGLRRELHERALLEQALRASLVDDDLELHYQPIVGVTTGRVEGYEALVRWQRPGHGMVPPDDFIPTVELSDLICDLGRWVLREATRQLAEWTARWPDVCGRMTVAVNISGRHLASAGIVTDVVAALAAAELAADRLVLEITETVLVDQPTADAHMRALRALGVAVSIDDFGTGYTSISQLQHLRADILKIDRSLVESSASGTIELVRLVIHAAHAFGLTVVAEGVETEAQLSALTLAGCDTAQGYLFARPAPATVVACLLASSATSTTLEPQSS
- a CDS encoding ATP-binding protein; the protein is MSRGRPVRGAPLGFTWRLFVSLGLVVLACGVTLLGVALVVAPQIFQGHLRTALGASVEPEVQRHVDEAFADAMITSMGIALPVALLVAFAVTWVVAQRLGRSVAAVAEATDRLARGDLAVRVEVPAVGPELALLADAFNAMASRLADSETMRSRLIGDLAHELRTPLASIEATVEAVVDGVLPADGATLATLVDQTGRLKHLVADMAAVSRAEERQLDLHPRPVDLAALSTDAVAAAGARFAAADVRLDVEVVGPAPVVRADPQRLTEVLANLLDNALRHTPGGGAVRVVVRSGPHVAVLEVVDTGEGFDPSDSERIFERFYRADSSRTRSTAGSGIGLTIARAIVAGHGGTLTATSAGRGTGATFRLELPRLATG
- a CDS encoding response regulator transcription factor, which codes for MVDPSVASTDLGGPGGSSRVRALVVDDEPALMRVVAAYLAREGFDVTTAADGREALDRAREVRPDVVVLDVMMPGVDGIEVCRQLRTFSDAYVIMLTARAEEIDTLVGLSVGADDYMTKPFSSRVLVARIRSLLRRPRHGSGLAVGADGSDTSVTRRFGDLTIDPEAREVRLRDRLVSLTRTEFDLLEALSSRPRAAFTRTQLVERVWGPGWFGDERLVDLHLGHVRRKLGDDHTEGQYVRTVRGVGYRMGPG
- a CDS encoding plastocyanin/azurin family copper-binding protein, which gives rise to MAVVTPRGRLIAGLVAAVALLLGSAGAVVAWSSANHDSSRAVTWGGNGGRAGMLGPRSGTDSSVPDLPGTVVHAVVGDMGGPMMRGNDRSAASMYLHLDRTTVPHGTVSFVVTNAGMRNHELVVLPLDGDQRAGSRVAGTDRRIDESGSLGEVADAGGGSGDSGIAPGATGWVTLDLPAGRYELVCNLPGHYAAGMFAEITVT
- a CDS encoding APC family permease yields the protein MSLAVSLPKRLLVGRPLSSAKMGDTLLPKRLALPVFCSDPLSSNAYATEEILLVLSVGGLSLLHLAPWVAGAVILLLTVVVISYRQTCHAYPNGGGAYAVSRANLGQNAALVAAGALLIDYVLTVAVSVAAGVSNIVSAFPALAPHAVSLSAVIVAVLAIANLRGLRESGTVFAVPTYAFVAAIFTMIAIGVYRTATGAAPVAESAHLSIAAATPVTGGLLVVAVVLRSFASGCTALTGVEAVSNGVPNFRPPKSKNAAGTLAIMAVLTIAMFIGLTTLAMVAHVHITDDVTRLVGAPTGYVQRTVIAQLSGAVFGSGSIGFYFVQTVTALILILAANTAFNGFPILASILGHDGFLPRQLSRRGDRLVFSNGILILAAFAVVLLVAFDASPTRLIQLYILGVFVSFTLSQAGMVRHWSAKLRLARAAEHGTIRRARAINGFGAALTAAVLVIVLATKFAHGAWLVVVAMPLLYAVMHAIKRHYDLVERALAPQPSGVPLPSRVHAVVLISRLNTPALRALAFARATRPSTLVALHVATDPAGTSKLMSEWDARNVPVALTVLDSPYRDITRPALDYIADIRRLSPRDVVAVFVPEYVVEHWWEQFLHNQSALRIKARLLFQGGVMVISVPWRFGHEPDAAPLVVQDVSR
- a CDS encoding ATP-binding protein, with amino-acid sequence MGTDEAGAEQVRPGELPRPTPGVPLGRRRIGLGVALVGLPLLTLALVQADGALGLGSVLLLYLLIDVVAAAIGGLPAGILAAVVSVLAANWFFVPPFHTLAVETRDSVIELVVFAVVALIVSLTVDLAARDRAYATRSGLEAALLARFAAMPAAELSLPDALERVRTTFAMTSAALVREPTSATATRTVVASVGPRSDAPPSIRITAGPGLALEAHGPALFAEDRRLLERLAAAAARAWEGQHLAAQADALAETDRGRSALLAAVGHDLRTPLTGLKAAVSSLRQDDVAWSPDEEQQLLATIEESSDRLTDLIANLLDMSRLEVGGITAHATTVAVDEVVSRAVLGVPSEILSMDVPDDLPLVRADPGLLERVVANLVDNARRHNPPGRRFEVTAVASTAHVHVRVVDHGEGVAREQWPTMFEPFQRLDDRSASTGVGLGLAIVRGFCEAMGVAVVPSVTPGGGLTMTLELPVAEP
- a CDS encoding response regulator, yielding MTRILVVDDDQVLLRALAINLRARHFEVETASDGAAALRAASTFLPDAVVLDLGLPDIDGVEVVAGLRGWSDVPIIVLSARDSQWAKVDALDAGADDYVTKPFGMDELLARIRAALRRGTPEPPAPVVHTATFTVDLAAKRVLRAGAVVRLTPTEWHVLEILVRNPGKLVSQQHLLREVWGPHYEHETNYLRVYLAQLRRKLEVEPAHPRHLITEPGMGYRFEP
- the arsD gene encoding arsenite efflux transporter metallochaperone ArsD, which codes for MATIEVFEPALCCATGVCGPDVDQRLVTFSADTDRLRSEGGDIRRVNLASEPAAFAASDAARQFLQLAGSGGLPLVLVDGVTVLTGRYPTRDELSAWAGPGAATDAPTDAPTAVPAGATLLSLVAASTSGARDDGACCGGGGCC